Proteins encoded together in one Miscanthus floridulus cultivar M001 chromosome 16, ASM1932011v1, whole genome shotgun sequence window:
- the LOC136512908 gene encoding uncharacterized protein isoform X1: MPAPPSESGAPLPDPRRIAAARGGTVIRSRPVSPRWAPALSAAAAPPLPPAPPRGGRSDARHVLLRLPFLGPLRDGVHVGHQDGVLVHCFAGVSRRDLFPPLLFPSRRRASWEPGAVENLEVSLKHIRSKRIKCYLISSLISKVRNRNCRIHSLGPFSWIRVEEPFFWYIGNRWVYMNQHCALQLDGTDHWRLDPAGPDLHSFQVSAVPELQTRKNDTWIRVTRMLEAPAG; encoded by the exons ATGCCGGCACCCCCGTCTGAATCCGGCGCGCCCCTCCCCGATCCGCGCCGAATCGCCGCCGCTCGGGGCGGAACCGTAATCCGATCTCGACCCGTTTCCCCACGATGGGCGCCGGCCCTGTCTGCCGCGGCGGCCCCTCCcctgccgccggcgccgccacggGGCGGCCGTTCCGACGCTCGCCAcgtcctcctccgcctccccttCCTAGGCCCCCTCCGAGACGGCGTCCACGTCGGTCATCAAGACGGTGTCCTCGTCCATTGCTTTGCTGGGGTGTCGAGGAG AGATCTGTTTCCTCCATTGTTGTTCCCCAGCCGGCGGCGGGCGTCGTGGGAGCCCGGTGCGGTGGAGAACCTAGAGGTATCTCTGAAGCATATCAGGTCAAAAAG AATCAAATGTTACTTGATCAGCTCTTTGATCTCAAAAGTAAG GAACAGGAATTGCAGGATCCATTCTTTGGGCCCCTTCTCATGGATAAGAGTGGAAGAGCCCTTCTTTTG GTACATTGGGAATCGATGGGTATATATGAATCAACATTGTGCTCTGCAGCTGGACG GGACTGATCACTGGAGGCTTGATCCTGCTGGGCCTGATCTGCACTCGTTCCAGGTCAGCGCCGTCCCTGAGTTGCAGACAAGGAAGAATGACACTTGGATTCGCGTCACAAGGATGCTAGAAGCACCAGCAGGCTGA
- the LOC136512908 gene encoding uncharacterized protein isoform X2, translating into MPAPPSESGAPLPDPRRIAAARGGTVIRSRPVSPRWAPALSAAAAPPLPPAPPRGGRSDARHVLLRLPFLGPLRDGVHVGHQDGVLVHCFAGVSRSRRRASWEPGAVENLEVSLKHIRSKRIKCYLISSLISKVRNRNCRIHSLGPFSWIRVEEPFFWYIGNRWVYMNQHCALQLDGTDHWRLDPAGPDLHSFQVSAVPELQTRKNDTWIRVTRMLEAPAG; encoded by the exons ATGCCGGCACCCCCGTCTGAATCCGGCGCGCCCCTCCCCGATCCGCGCCGAATCGCCGCCGCTCGGGGCGGAACCGTAATCCGATCTCGACCCGTTTCCCCACGATGGGCGCCGGCCCTGTCTGCCGCGGCGGCCCCTCCcctgccgccggcgccgccacggGGCGGCCGTTCCGACGCTCGCCAcgtcctcctccgcctccccttCCTAGGCCCCCTCCGAGACGGCGTCCACGTCGGTCATCAAGACGGTGTCCTCGTCCATTGCTTTGCTGGGGTGTCGAGGAG CCGGCGGCGGGCGTCGTGGGAGCCCGGTGCGGTGGAGAACCTAGAGGTATCTCTGAAGCATATCAGGTCAAAAAG AATCAAATGTTACTTGATCAGCTCTTTGATCTCAAAAGTAAG GAACAGGAATTGCAGGATCCATTCTTTGGGCCCCTTCTCATGGATAAGAGTGGAAGAGCCCTTCTTTTG GTACATTGGGAATCGATGGGTATATATGAATCAACATTGTGCTCTGCAGCTGGACG GGACTGATCACTGGAGGCTTGATCCTGCTGGGCCTGATCTGCACTCGTTCCAGGTCAGCGCCGTCCCTGAGTTGCAGACAAGGAAGAATGACACTTGGATTCGCGTCACAAGGATGCTAGAAGCACCAGCAGGCTGA
- the LOC136512908 gene encoding uncharacterized protein isoform X3: protein MPAPPSESGAPLPDPRRIAAARGGTVIRSRPVSPRWAPALSAAAAPPLPPAPPRGGRSDARHVLLRLPFLGPLRDGVHVGHQDGVLVHCFAGVSRRDLFPPLLFPSRRRASWEPGAVENLEVSLKHIRSKRIKCYLISSLISKVSYVLQEQELQDPFFGPLLMDKSGRALLLVHWESMGIYESTLCSAAGRD from the exons ATGCCGGCACCCCCGTCTGAATCCGGCGCGCCCCTCCCCGATCCGCGCCGAATCGCCGCCGCTCGGGGCGGAACCGTAATCCGATCTCGACCCGTTTCCCCACGATGGGCGCCGGCCCTGTCTGCCGCGGCGGCCCCTCCcctgccgccggcgccgccacggGGCGGCCGTTCCGACGCTCGCCAcgtcctcctccgcctccccttCCTAGGCCCCCTCCGAGACGGCGTCCACGTCGGTCATCAAGACGGTGTCCTCGTCCATTGCTTTGCTGGGGTGTCGAGGAG AGATCTGTTTCCTCCATTGTTGTTCCCCAGCCGGCGGCGGGCGTCGTGGGAGCCCGGTGCGGTGGAGAACCTAGAGGTATCTCTGAAGCATATCAGGTCAAAAAG AATCAAATGTTACTTGATCAGCTCTTTGATCTCAAAAGTAAG TTATGTTTTGCAGGAACAGGAATTGCAGGATCCATTCTTTGGGCCCCTTCTCATGGATAAGAGTGGAAGAGCCCTTCTTTTG GTACATTGGGAATCGATGGGTATATATGAATCAACATTGTGCTCTGCAGCTGGACG GGACTGA